TGACGCACGTCACATGAACTGTGTCAACTGCTACCAACTGCCAACGCTTGCCGATGCTGACCGCCGTAGCGGAAGCGGCAAGTGCAACGCCAAAGCGAGACAGGGTTTCCTTGAACAAAGTCTTTCTAAGTTGTCCGACTACAGTCTGGTGGATATGAAAGCGATTTTGCGCCATCACGGTGATCTAAGCATCTGTCGTCACGGCGGAACGGATGACTCGCACACAGAATATTCGATGATCGGACTGACACAGAGCCGGCGGGTGTTGTTCGTAGACGGAAATCCATGCCAAGATACCTATCAAGAAATTCAGCTATAAAAGATAAAACAGAAGGAGATTAAGGTAATGCAATTGGAAACGCTTTCTTCGTTTGAAGACCAACATCACGAACAGTTTATGGAGCAGGGTTATCTGCGTCTGGGCAAACTCCTGTCACCCGACGAACTGGCCGCCATCCAACAACGCATAGACGATATTATGCTGGGCAAAATCCACTATGAAAACATGCGCTTTCAACTTGACCCTCGGCATACTGGAAGCGCTATGACCCGTACCGTAGGGAACCAAGAAGCAACCCTGAACTACCGGCGCATTGACGATCTGGAACAAGATCCGCTCTTTCTCGACTATATTCAGAAGCCCCTCATCCGCCAAATCACCCGCCGCTACATCGGGGAAGATGTAGCGGTTTTTCGATCTATGTTTATGAACAAACCCGCCGAGCGTGGGACGGAACTGGTGTGGCACCAAGACATCGGGGTCGGTTGGAAGATTGATACCAATCCGATTATCACGGTGTGGACTGCCTTTGATGCAGCGACCGTGCACAGCGGCTGTATGCAGATTGTGCCGGGCAGCAACAATCTGGGGATTCTCAACGAAAGACACTTCACGTCGGAGGAAGATCAGGCGAAATATACTCGCGATGAAGATGTAATGGACTTAGAAGCGGAGGCTGGCGAAGCCATTCTGCTACACAATTTTTTGCTGCACCGTTCAGGCGTCAACACGACCACGTCACCCCGTCGAGCGTTCAGTGCGACTTATATGGAGGTGGCAACTCAATCGGTGGTTACGGGCGATACGTTTCCGGTAGTTTTTGGGGAAGGCGCGCTTTCTCCCGATACGGTAATGGGTAAATCAGCCGAACGTATAAAGTTTTTTCATGGGTAGGACTTATGCAGCTCGTAGGGAACAACGATCGTTGTTCCCTACACTCGACCGAGGACGCTGGAATGGAAGGACCATTTCAACTAACGGACAGTGTCATCGACGCTGTTATCAATAGTATAGATCCCGCCGTTTTCCTGCTTCGCCGAATTGAAGAGACACCAAAATACGCGCATTACCGTGCCTTTATCGGTCACACAGATGGCAACCTCGCAGAAACGCTGAAACAGTGGCTTGACTCCAACTACCGCGTCTTTTCTTTCCAATATGTTGAATCAGTTGATGCAGCGTTCAAGCAACAGTGCACGATGTGGCACCAATTAGAGGGCCCCGACGGAAAACTGGACAACGAGCGACATCCGGAACCAAATGACGGACAGGTTATTCGATGTCCGGTATGTTCGACCTGACGATTTCCACTATAGCCATCTCACCTTAACAAACACGCCAAATCGTTCGGAGAAATCTCATGTCCATGTGGCTTACCAATCAGCAACTTCAGCACCTACAGCGCGCATACCAAAAGCAGGTGGAATGCCCCGTGCCAACGCAGGTCATCTCTAGTGGTGAATGTTTCCCGCCCCCGCAAACCCGTCAACAGGCGCAGGTCGAATCGCTGATTCAGGAAGAAGCCAAACTGTATGCTAGTCGTCAGGGGATACCCTGCCGAACTTACCTCCGTTCCCCAAGCGGTATGGCTGCCGCATTTCTAGCGATGAATCAGGTCCACGGCGAGGTCTACAACGTAGACACCGACGAAGCCGAAGATCCTGAGGCAGCGCAAGCACGGAAGGACGAGACCAAGGATCAGTTTATCTTCGACGTTCACACACACCACGTTCACGATGACTACAGTTGGGAAGGTCAACTCTGGATACGTGATGCTGCCCGCGGCAACAACCAATCTCGGATACCTTGGAACCCGGAATTGGTCGAACAGGAACTCGACCTGAAATATTACAAGTTCGACTACTACCTAAAGGACATGTTCTTCGACAGCGACACAACCATTGCGCTACTCAGTACATCTCCGTCTGTCGATCCATACAAGATACTCCTGTCTGATGATCAGATGGTTGCCACACGCAATCTGGTCAATCGACTGTCCGGCACACGACGGCTGCTAGCGCACGGTGTGATTTGGCCCAGCGTGCCAGAGTATCTGGAGGCGATGGACCGCGCTGCCACGGAACTCAAGGTGGATTCGTGGAAGGGCTACACCATTGGCGATGTTCTGGGTGCCGAACCGACCTTTGACAAACCGTGGCGCATGGATGACGATGACCTGACCTACCCGACCTACGAAAAAGCCCACAAGTACGGCGTCCAAAATATCTGCGTCCACAAGGGGGTGTTACCGATCGATTACGAGAGTATCCCAAACTGGCATTATGCCTCGTTGGAGGACCTCGGTAAAGCTGCCCAAGATTGGCCCGATCTGAATTTCCACATTTATCACGCCGGCTTGAAGATGTGGCGTGACGCACACGGGGTGAGTGAAGCATTTGAAAAAACTGGACGCCTGCCGTGGATTGATGAGATGGCTGCCATCCCTGAAAAATATGGGGTGTCGAATGTGTATGCCGACATCGGCCTCTCCTTCGGCGCGTTAGCCATTACGCATCCGAGGCTCGCGGCGGCAATGTTGGGGATACTGATTAAGGGTTTAGGGTCGAACCGCGTACTGTGGGGGACAGATTCGATCTGGGCAGGCTCACCGCAATGGCAGATTGAGGCGCTACGCCGTATCGAAATCCCAGTAGACCTACAGGACAAACACAGTTTGGAACCGCTGGGATCCGCCGATGGTCCCGTGAAAAATGCCATCTTCGGTATCAATGCCGCAGGTCAGTACGGCATCGAACTGGATAGCGATGGCCAACCGATCGCAAACTACAAGGACGATGAACTTTCACGTTTGAAAGCCGAGTATCTGGACGCGGGCAACCAGCGTGACAATCTGTTCTGGGGCTGGATCCAAAATCGGAAGTCAGGTTGAGCCGCTCCTGCGCGGTTGAGAGGGATTTGAAGTTACACCGAGTAATCAGTAACAGGAGTATGAATGCTTAAAAACGCAAAACACGATGAGCTAACCCCTCCGTCTTCAAGCCGCGCCCCCCAACCTACGAACCGAACACGATGGCGAGCCGTGGTTATCGGCACCTTGCTTCTCCCCGCCAATGCCTATTGGATCGCTTCCGGCGAAGCGACCTCAACGACTGTCTCCCTCTTTTTCAACATCATTTTTATCCTATTCATACTGCTCCTGCTGAATCTGCTGTTCAAGCAGATTGCCCCCAACGCCGCGCTAAATCAAGGCGAGCTGCTGATCGTCTATGTGATGCTGTCGATCTCCTCTGGAATTGCGGGACTCGACATGATGCGGGTGCTGATGTCGGTCTTAGTGGGACCGTTCTGGTATGCACGCCCGGAAAACGAATGGGCGGAACTCTTCTGGCGATTTATCCCCCATTGGCTCGCCGTCCAAGACAAAGAGGTCCTCAAAGGCTTCGCCGAAGGTGAGTCCAGTTTCTATGTACCTCAAGTTGTACAAGCATGGCTATTCCCCACGCTCATCTGGTCTGGATTCATTTTTCTACTAGTGTTTGGGATGCTCTGCATCAATGTTTTGGTGCGCAGACCGTGGACAGAAGCGGAAAAGCTGAGTTATCCCATCATTCAACTCCCACTTCAGATGACCGATGGTCGTTCCTCTCTCCTCTCGAACCGAATGATGTGGATCGGGTTTGGGTTGGGCGCGGGACTCGATATTCTCAACGGGCTTCATTTCCTGTATCCAATTATCCCCGGTCTAGGTGGGCGACTCTACGACCTTCGCCCTTTTTTCACTAACAAGCCGTGGAATGCGATAGGTTGGACCCCGGTCGCCATCTTTCCCTATGCGGTTGGACTTGGATTCCTAATCCCACTGGATCTCTCATTCGCCTGTTGGTTTTTCTACCTGTTCTGGAAGGCAGAGCGGATCCTCGCAAATGTCCTCGGCTTGCACTCCATCCCAGAATTTCCCTATATCGAACAGCAGACCACCGGTGCGTACTTGGGGCTATTTCTGATAGCACTCTGGATGACACGGCACCATCTGAAGCGAGTTGTTTCTGCTGCGATTGGAGGCGGGCGTGGGGAATCAGTGGACGAACCGATGAGTTACCGGGCTGCATTAATCGGACTGATTTTTGTCTTTGGGACACTGCTCTTTTTCTGTCAGCAGGTAGGGATGGCGCTGTGGAGTAGCTTCCTCTTTTTTCTCATCTACTACGCTATCTCGACAGCGATTACACGGATGCGCGCGGAGTTAGGATCTCCGGTCCACGACCTACATTTCTCAGGACCGGACACAACATTGGTCAAAGTGCTAGGGACTCGTGTCCTCAGCTCAAATGAACTGACCATGTACGGGCTTTTCCACTTCTTCAATCGCGCCTACCGTGGGCATGTGATGCCTCACCAACTCGAAGGATTCAAACTGATGGAGCGGTCACGGTCAAGCCACCGACGGCTGCTGTGGGGGATGATTGTGGCAATTGCCCTGACAGGACCCGTTGCGTTTTGGGCTTATCTCAGCGATGGGTATAGATATTCCGGCGCTATAGGGTATGCGTGGCGACCGTTCAATAAGTTACAGTCGTGGTTATATCATCCGTTGTCACCGGACTATGGCGCAATGGGTGGACTGATTTTCGGTATGGTCACGACACTGTTTCTGATGGTGATGCGGATGCGCTTTATCTGGTGGGTGTTCCATCCGGCGGGATTCGCGGTCTCTAGCAGTTGGTCGATGAACGTGTTCTGGGGTTCGATTTTTGTGAGTTGGTTGCTAAAACTGATTCTTCTAAAACTGGGTGGTGTCAAAACACATCAAAAGGCAATTCCGCTGTTTCTGGGACTGATTTTGGGTGAATTTGTCATCGGTGGATTCTGGTCGTTACGTGGGGCTATATGGAA
Above is a genomic segment from Candidatus Poribacteria bacterium containing:
- a CDS encoding phytanoyl-CoA dioxygenase family protein; translated protein: MQLETLSSFEDQHHEQFMEQGYLRLGKLLSPDELAAIQQRIDDIMLGKIHYENMRFQLDPRHTGSAMTRTVGNQEATLNYRRIDDLEQDPLFLDYIQKPLIRQITRRYIGEDVAVFRSMFMNKPAERGTELVWHQDIGVGWKIDTNPIITVWTAFDAATVHSGCMQIVPGSNNLGILNERHFTSEEDQAKYTRDEDVMDLEAEAGEAILLHNFLLHRSGVNTTTSPRRAFSATYMEVATQSVVTGDTFPVVFGEGALSPDTVMGKSAERIKFFHG
- a CDS encoding amidohydrolase family protein, which produces MSMWLTNQQLQHLQRAYQKQVECPVPTQVISSGECFPPPQTRQQAQVESLIQEEAKLYASRQGIPCRTYLRSPSGMAAAFLAMNQVHGEVYNVDTDEAEDPEAAQARKDETKDQFIFDVHTHHVHDDYSWEGQLWIRDAARGNNQSRIPWNPELVEQELDLKYYKFDYYLKDMFFDSDTTIALLSTSPSVDPYKILLSDDQMVATRNLVNRLSGTRRLLAHGVIWPSVPEYLEAMDRAATELKVDSWKGYTIGDVLGAEPTFDKPWRMDDDDLTYPTYEKAHKYGVQNICVHKGVLPIDYESIPNWHYASLEDLGKAAQDWPDLNFHIYHAGLKMWRDAHGVSEAFEKTGRLPWIDEMAAIPEKYGVSNVYADIGLSFGALAITHPRLAAAMLGILIKGLGSNRVLWGTDSIWAGSPQWQIEALRRIEIPVDLQDKHSLEPLGSADGPVKNAIFGINAAGQYGIELDSDGQPIANYKDDELSRLKAEYLDAGNQRDNLFWGWIQNRKSG